ATTCTAATAATATAGCTTCCTTATCTACTTCTTCTTTAAGAATATTTTTGTCTTTTATTCGATCTGTTACAACCGTAATTTTCGATATTTTTTTATATTGACTTCTTTGTACATAATTCACACAAAAATTATAAGTAAAAGAATATAACCACACTGAAAATTTAGAATTCCCTTTAAATGTTTTTAATTTAATAAATAATCTGACAAAAACATCATGCATTAAATCTTCGGCTTCTTGTTTGTTTTTAGAAAAACTATAGCATTTATTAAATACCATTCTAGAAAACCTATTGTATAGTATGGCAAATAAAGCTGAATTATTTGTTTTAACAATTTTATAAACTAAATCTTCATCTGTAATATTTATCTGTAGTGCATTCATAGTTTGGGGGATTTTATACCTCAAATTAAATGAATTATTGATTCTTAATTATTCTAAAAACCATAATAAAACAATTACTATCGATGAATGGTAAAAAACTACCTTTTAAAAAAAGATTCATTTTTTTTGTAACATTTTTAAAGCATCCTACGTATAATATAGTGTAGACCGATTGATGAATTAAAATATCCTTTAATTAGATGAGACAACTTAAAATTACGAAACAGGTTACTAATAGAGAAACCGCTTCATTAGATAAATATTTACAAGAAATAGGAAAAGTAGATTTAATTACTGCTGATGAAGAAGTAGAATTAGCACAAAGAATTAAAGCTGGTGACCAAAGAGCATTAGAAAAATTAACTAAAGCTAACTTACGTTTCGTTGTTTCGGTAGCAAAACAATATCAAAATCAAGGATTAACTTTACCCGATTTAATTAACGAAGGTAACTTAGGTTTAATTAAAGCGGCAAAACGTTTTGATGAAACTCGTGGTTTTAAATTTATCTCATATGCTGTATGGTGGATTCGTCAATCAATATTACAAGCATTAGCTGAACAATCTCGTATTGTACGTTTACCGTTAAATAAAATTGGTTCTATCAATAAAATTAACAAAATGTACGCCTTTTTAGAGCAAGAAAACGAAAGACCTCCAAGTCCTGAAGAAATTGCCAAAAAGTTAGATATGACTGTGAATGACGTAAAAGAATCAATGAAAAATTCTGGTCGTCACGTATCAATGGATGCTCCTTTAATTGAAGGTGAAGATTCTAATTTATACGATGTATTAAATTCAGGTGAATCACCAAACCCTGATAGAACTTTATTACACGAATCTTTACGTATTGAAATTAACCGTGCTTTAGAAACATTAACGCCACGTGAGGCTGATGTTGTAAAATTATACTTCGGATTAGGTGAGCACCAACCAATGACTTTAGAAGAAATTGGTGAAACTTTCGATTTAACTCGTGAGCGTGTTCGTCAGATTAAAGAAAAAGCAATCCGCAGATTAAAACATACTTCTCGTAGTAAAATTTTAATGACTTACTTAGGATAACAATAGCAGATTGTTTTAAGTATTTCAATTATAGATAAAATAGTAAAACTCTCGAATTAATTTTCGAGAGTTTTTTTTTGAAGCAAATTCCTGCTTTCCGCTATATCTTTTTTTCATACTTCAAAAAAGGATGCCGCTTCAATCAGGGCTAAACATCTGAACAAAACAACTTATTGATTAACACCATTTTTAAAATCAGTAATAACATTTTTAAAACTAAGTTAATTATCTTTGCACAAAAATAACAACACAACAATAAATCAATGAGTAATTTAATTGCACCTTCAGTTTTAGCAGCAGATTTTGCTAACTTACAAAGAGACATCGAAATGGTAAATAATAGTGAAGCTGATTGGTTTCATATTGATATTATGGACGGTGTTTTTGTACCAAATATTTCTTTTGGAATGCCTGTTTTAAAAGCCATAACAAAACACGCAAAAAAAACAATCGATGTACATTTAATGATTGTTAATCCTGATCAATATATTCAAACTTTTGCCGATTTAGGAGCAAATATTTTAACTGTGCATTACGAAGCTTGTACTCATTTACACAGAACTATTCAAGCAATAAAAGCTGCAGGCATGAAAGCTGGTGTTGCATTGAATCCACACACACCTATTTCTGTTTTAGAAGATGTTATTCAAGATTTAGATATGGTTTGTATAATGAGTGTAAATCCTGGTTTTGGAGGACAATCATTTATTGAAAATACATATAAAAAAGTAAGTCAATTAAGACATTTAATTGAATTTTCAAATTCAGAATGTAAAATCGAAATTGATGGTGGTGTAACCGATAAAAATGCCAATCAACTTATTGAAGCTGGCGCAGATGTTTTAGTTGCTGGTAGTTATGTTTTTAAAAGTGACAACCCTACCGAAACTATTAAAAACTTAAAAGAATTAGTAAATTAAATATATAAAAAAGGAGGCTGTAAAAGTCTCCTTTTTTATTATAAATTAATACTGTTCTATTAAATAATTAATTAAATCTGTTGTAGTTACAATTCCAACTAACTCATTATTATCAACTACTGGCAAGGCGTGAAATTCTTTTTTAGCTAAAATTTCAGCAACCTCTTTTATTGTTGAAGTTGAGTTAACCGTCACCAAGTTTTTAGCCATCACTTGATCAATAGTAAACATATTATAAACTACAGTATCTACTTCATTTTCATCATCATCAATAGCATCAGCAAAACTGATTCTTAATAAATCCGTATAACTTAGCATTCCTTTTATTTCTGAACTACTTACAACAGGAATATGTCTTATATTTTCTTTTTTGAATAATGATTCAGCAGTCATTAAATCATCAGTACTATTTAAGGTTATTACATTTTTAGTCATTATATCTGATACTGGTGCTCTCCTATTCATCTTTATTTTTTTGATTGATTTATCATTTATTAATACATCAAATTTCAGAAATAATTTCAATTGAAAAGTTGATTAAAATCATGCATTTTTATTTTATTTTATCGTAAATTATGCATTAAAACATTTATCAATTGATAGAAAAATTAAAACAACATTACGGTTATTTATTTGAAGATGATTTAATTAATGAAATAGCCAAAGTAGCCTTATATAAAGAATTTAAAGAAGGTACTATTATTATTGATGCTGATAGCTATATGCATTCTATTCCTTTAATAATCAACGGTGCAATTAAGGTTTTAAGAGAAGATAAAGATGGTGATGAACTAGTATTATACTATATCGAAAAAGGTGATACCTGTGCTATGACACTATCTTGTTGTATGAGCGAAACTAAAAGTAAAATTAAAGCAATTGCCGAGACAGATGTTGCTGTATTAATGATTCCTAAAAATAAAATGTCAGAATGGTTAAGTAAATATAAAAGCTGGCAAGAATATATTTTACAAAGTTATCATTCTCGGCTTAATGAATTTATTGAAGCTGTAGATTCTATTGCTTTTTTAAATATGAACGACCGTTTGCTTAAATACTTAAAAGATAAAGCAATGGTAGTTGGTAATGATGTTTTAAATATAACACACTTAAAAATTGCAAACGATTTGCATACATCAAGAGTCGTTATATCTCGACTCTTAAAAGCTTTAGAAAAAGAATCAAAAATTGAATTACATCGAAATCAAATAAAAATATTAGAGCTTTAAAATCTTTTTTAGAGCCTGTTTAAAAGTTAAATAAAAGATTAGATTCTCGTCACGCTGAATTTATTTCAGCATCGTATTAACAGGAGAAATACGGAAAATTAGGATGCGAAACTGAAATAAATTCAGTTTGACGAATTCTATACTATTTTTTTTCAACAAGGTATTTCAACCTCTTGTCTTACTATTTTACCTTAAAAAAAAATTTGAGTAGAAATTTAAACAGATTCTAATAATTTTGACAAACAAAAAATGCAATAACATGATAATTATGTTATTGCATTTTTTTGTGACTACGAAGGGATTCGAATACACAATACTGATAAAACTTAATTAAACCAATAAAACCCTTTAAAAACAAGGCTTTAAGTATCTAATAATTTAATAACATTGTATTAAATTTAATTAAACTGTAAAAAATTGTACCAATATTTGATACGTTTTACTAGATTTGTACCAAACTAAAAACGGTACTCCTAATGGCAACGATTAATTTTATTTATAGAGGTTCACAGCCGACTGGTAAATTATCAATAAGATTGAACCACGGTAAACAAATCGATTTCAGACTTGCAACCAGTTTTCAATCTAAAAAGGAATACTGGCTTTATAAGACCACTAAAAACGGTAAAACAGGAATTAAACACAGAAAATTAAAAGACTTAGCTAAAGCAGGTTCAAGTGCTACTTTAAAAAATCATAAGGCAGAACTTGAGAAAATACAAGATGAGGTTTTAAAGTATTTCTTAATAGATTACAATAACGGTGTGGCAATTACATCGGCTTGGCTAAAAAAATGTATTGATAAAAATAATATCATTTTAGATACTAAAGAGAAGATAACGGTTGCCGTAAATACTGAAAAAGAACAACTGGAAGCCGAACAACGACAAAAAGAGTTTGTAGCAAATGCCAATCTACTAGCAACGGCAATAGAAGGGATGTTTGTTAAATATGAAACAAACAAAAGAGAACAACAAAAATACAAAGTAACTCACAAATTACTTTTGAAATATCAAATAGCAAAAGAAACAATCTTCAATACAAAAGATTTAAGTCAAAGTTTTTCTGTTAATTTTAAGAACTGGGCGTATTTAGAAATGCAATACACAAAGTCGTATATCAACTCACAATTGAAAAAATTAAGAAGTTCTGTATTGTACCATTATGAAAATGATGAGAATGATATTGTAGAAATTAGTAAAACACTATCTTCTTTTGAAATGTTTAAAGATGTTTATAAAGATAAAGAAATAGTAGTTTTAACTTATGATGAACTTGATAGGATTGATAACACTATTCTAAAAGATGAGGTTTTACAAGATGC
The Tenacibaculum pacificus DNA segment above includes these coding regions:
- a CDS encoding sigma-70 family RNA polymerase sigma factor, which gives rise to MRQLKITKQVTNRETASLDKYLQEIGKVDLITADEEVELAQRIKAGDQRALEKLTKANLRFVVSVAKQYQNQGLTLPDLINEGNLGLIKAAKRFDETRGFKFISYAVWWIRQSILQALAEQSRIVRLPLNKIGSINKINKMYAFLEQENERPPSPEEIAKKLDMTVNDVKESMKNSGRHVSMDAPLIEGEDSNLYDVLNSGESPNPDRTLLHESLRIEINRALETLTPREADVVKLYFGLGEHQPMTLEEIGETFDLTRERVRQIKEKAIRRLKHTSRSKILMTYLG
- a CDS encoding CBS domain-containing protein; this encodes MNRRAPVSDIMTKNVITLNSTDDLMTAESLFKKENIRHIPVVSSSEIKGMLSYTDLLRISFADAIDDDENEVDTVVYNMFTIDQVMAKNLVTVNSTSTIKEVAEILAKKEFHALPVVDNNELVGIVTTTDLINYLIEQY
- a CDS encoding Crp/Fnr family transcriptional regulator, with translation MIEKLKQHYGYLFEDDLINEIAKVALYKEFKEGTIIIDADSYMHSIPLIINGAIKVLREDKDGDELVLYYIEKGDTCAMTLSCCMSETKSKIKAIAETDVAVLMIPKNKMSEWLSKYKSWQEYILQSYHSRLNEFIEAVDSIAFLNMNDRLLKYLKDKAMVVGNDVLNITHLKIANDLHTSRVVISRLLKALEKESKIELHRNQIKILEL
- a CDS encoding site-specific integrase codes for the protein MATINFIYRGSQPTGKLSIRLNHGKQIDFRLATSFQSKKEYWLYKTTKNGKTGIKHRKLKDLAKAGSSATLKNHKAELEKIQDEVLKYFLIDYNNGVAITSAWLKKCIDKNNIILDTKEKITVAVNTEKEQLEAEQRQKEFVANANLLATAIEGMFVKYETNKREQQKYKVTHKLLLKYQIAKETIFNTKDLSQSFSVNFKNWAYLEMQYTKSYINSQLKKLRSSVLYHYENDENDIVEISKTLSSFEMFKDVYKDKEIVVLTYDELDRIDNTILKDEVLQDAKKAILIGCETGLRYSDINKLNDSNSKNIKGINYWTFRTQKTNATVQIPISKRIKTLIDTYGLPNTNYPANGVKLNEDIKEVCRLAGINEKIKGSKAISLIIYGEKEVRNKIIEVPKYKLITTRTFRRSFATNYYGNIDTNLIMMVTAHKQENQLRAYIGSKGLQDIERSKTQVDEFHEKRKLEKENRKLTIVGKASNQ
- the rpe gene encoding ribulose-phosphate 3-epimerase codes for the protein MSNLIAPSVLAADFANLQRDIEMVNNSEADWFHIDIMDGVFVPNISFGMPVLKAITKHAKKTIDVHLMIVNPDQYIQTFADLGANILTVHYEACTHLHRTIQAIKAAGMKAGVALNPHTPISVLEDVIQDLDMVCIMSVNPGFGGQSFIENTYKKVSQLRHLIEFSNSECKIEIDGGVTDKNANQLIEAGADVLVAGSYVFKSDNPTETIKNLKELVN
- a CDS encoding RNA polymerase sigma factor codes for the protein MNALQINITDEDLVYKIVKTNNSALFAILYNRFSRMVFNKCYSFSKNKQEAEDLMHDVFVRLFIKLKTFKGNSKFSVWLYSFTYNFCVNYVQRSQYKKISKITVVTDRIKDKNILKEEVDKEAILLELKSIRLGKALGLIGVSEKNILLMKYQEDMSIKEISNRLNLGGSAVKMRLKRAKAKVLKVYKEL